A single genomic interval of Daucus carota subsp. sativus chromosome 1, DH1 v3.0, whole genome shotgun sequence harbors:
- the LOC135149953 gene encoding MATH domain and coiled-coil domain-containing protein At3g58270-like — translation MQESRASNPSPESTINQGLLRSLKDGLPAYYSVKIDGFSRLVDLDIEKYDSSTFHACGSNWRLILFPNGNAEKGVEGHISLYLAIEKTDCLPLGWEACVTCKMFVFDHKKDKYLTIQDDSVNQIQRFHQEQKECGFDRLISLKAFNDEANGYLLNDSCVFGVEVYEVKYSGIGEALKMIENPEEVTFEWIVSLDSIYSEKQVCSEEFTGGKHKWLVMLYLHVISFLYKHRSLFRFFKQKVKI, via the exons ATGCAAGAGTCAAGAGCCTCCAATCCTTCACCTGAGTCTACCATCAACCAAG GATTGCTAAGGTCTCTTAAGGATGGTCTGCCTGCCTACTACTCGGTTAAAATAGATGGTTTCTCAAGGCTAGTGGATTTGGACATTGAAAAATATGATTCTTCTACGTTCCATGCTTGCGGTTCTAACTG GAGGTTAATTCTTTTCCCGAATGGAAATGCAGAAAAAGGCGTTGAAGGGCATATATCGCTTTACTTGGCCATAGAGAAAACTGACTGCCTCCCTCTTGGTTGGGAGGCTTGTGTGACTTGCAAAATGTTTGTGTTTGATCATAAAAAGGATAAATACTTGACCATTCAAGATGATTCTGTGAATCAAATTCAACGGTTTCATCAGGAACAGAAAGAATGTGGTTTTGACAGACTAATATCGTTAAAGGCTTTCAATGATGAGGCAAATGGATATCTGCTCAATGACTCTTGTGTATTTGGAGTCGAAGTTTATGAGGTCAAGTATAGTGGAATCGGTGAGGCTTTGAAGATGATTGAGAATCCTGAAGAAGTTACTTTTGAGTGGATAGTCTCTTTAGATTCCATATATAGTGAAAAACAAGTTTGTTCCGAGGAATTTACTGGTGGAAAACATAAATGGTTAGTTATGCTATATCTTCATGTTATCTCCTTTCTATACAAACACAGGAGCCTATTCAGgtttttcaaacaaaaagtaaaaatatgA
- the LOC108216364 gene encoding serine/threonine-protein kinase STY17, with translation MNAGSPAHQKKTSLFSLWRSPVAAATGSPKAISSSSSPNHSSSCCRGLNNCEILNATVVSQSHQLSPRHKQQLEELEIELEKQKELRGLYKMRMQRTQDYLRYCLEIAQEKGFLNSILNNCDDIEEDTIKPSIPPPPLSNHSDLSTVVDQAMSNGWYIETREIELQEKIGQGSTAEIYRGIWRGLDVAVKCISPEFFESNENGISYFAQEVETLSRQRHRFVLHLMGACLDPPNHGWIVTEFMTTTLKEWMHGSGKRKKERTVDLPPLPERLKRALEISQALQYLHEHKPVIIHRDLKPSNIFLDDAFHVRVADFGHARFLTDGQMALTGETGTYVYMAPEVIRCEPYNEKCDVYSFGVILNELITGDHPYIETDYGPSRIALEVADGNLRPAIAEHQNDQLLEELNELIQISWDEHPANRPSFPTVTRRLRAIQESLTNYEL, from the exons ATGAATGCTGGTAGCCCTGCTCATCAAAAGAAGACGTCTCTTTTCAGTCTGTGGCGGTCTCCAGTTGCAGCTGCTACTGGCTCCCCGAAGGCCATTTCATCATCGTCGTCGCCTAATCACTCTAGCAGTTGTTGCAGAGGGTTGAATAATTGTGAGATATTGAATGCTACTGTTGTTTCACAATCTCATCAACTTTCGCCCAGGCATAAGCAGCAG TTGGAAGAACTAGAAATAGAGCTGGAGAAGCAGAAAGAACTGAGGGGATTGTATAAGATGAGGATGCAGAGAACACAGGACTATTTAAGGTATTGTCTGGAGATAGCCCAAGAGAAAGGCTTCTTAAATAGTATTTTGAATAATTGTGATGACATTGAAGAAGATACCATCAAACCTTCGATTCCCCCTCCTCCCCTGAGTAACCATTCTGATCTCTCAACTGTTGTGGATCAAGCCATGTCTAATGGATGGTACATCGAGACACGTGAG ATTGAATTGCAAGAGAAAATAGGACAAGGAAGCACTGCAGAGATATATAGAGGCATATGGAGGGGACTAGATGTAGCAGTCAAATGCATAAGCCCAGAATTTTTCGAATCAAATGAAAATGGCATCAGCTACTTTGCTCAAGAAGTGGAAACCTTGTCTAGACAAAGGCACCGTTTTGTGCTACACTTGATGGGGGCGTGTCTAGACCCTCCAAATCACGGATGGATTGTGACTGAGTTCATGACCACAACGCTGAAAGAATGGATGCACGGCTCTGGAAAACGGAAAAAAGAAAGGACAGTGGATCTTCCACCATTGCCAGAGAGACTTAAAAGGGCGCTAGAAATTTCCCAGGCCCTGCAATATCTTCATGAACACAAGCCAGTGATAATCCACCGAGACTTGAAGCCTAGTAACATTTTCTTGGATGATGCATTTCATGTCAGAGTTGCAGATTTTGGTCATGCTAGATTCCTGACAGATGGTCAAATGGCACTCACTGGAGAAACAG GAACATACGTATACATGGCGCCAGAGGTGATAAGATGCGAGCCTTACAATGAAAAATGTGATGTATACAGCTTCGGAGTTATACTTAACGAGCTTATCACCGGTGATCATCCCTACATTGAGACAGATTACGGTCCTTCGAGG ATAGCCTTAGAAGTTGCAGATGGTAACTTAAGGCCTGCAATTGCAGAGCACCAAAACGACCAATTGCTCGAAGAACTCAACGAGCTCATACAAATTTCATGGGATGAGCATCCTGCAAATAGACCTTCTTTTCCAACAGTTACTCGTCGTCTCAGAGCCATTCAGGAGAGTTTAACTAATTACGAGCTTTAG